DNA sequence from the Blastomonas fulva genome:
CGAAGGCAGTGGATCGACTATGAGCACCCCAATTCAGAGGGAAGAGGGGAGAGGGGAGAATATTGATATGGCTTGCCTGCGCAAAATGGGTCCATCGTCAAGAGCTGGAGCAGGGGATGGAATTAACGCGACAGGTGCGTTTGCGGCGCCTGCAAACTGACCGGAGCCGAACAAAACCGGTTTCGTTCTTTTTGCGCCAGCGGTTCAGGACATGTCGATCTTGAGCAGCGTATTCGCCGCGATCTCAAAGTCAGTTTACAATGCACAAGGTTCTTCACTGATGGGATGGCGTCGGATCTGTCCGCCCCTTCCATTCGCGCTGTTCCGACGGTGCGGGGGTCGGGCCATCGTGACTTTCGAGGGGTTAAACAAGGCATGTCGCCCTGCGAGAGATCCAGCAATCGCCCGCTTTCTGATTTCGAACCTATTCGTCAAAAAAGCCCAGGAATTACGAAATGATCAGTCCGAGAATATATGCATTTGCGGACGCAGTCCTGAAGCTCGACCGAAGCTACAAGCGGCTTCTGGTGATCCTGACCGATGCGGTGCTCTGCGTTTGCGCGGTTCAGGTCTCGTTCCTGATGCGCATCGGTGAATGGGCCCTGTTTGACCGTGCGAGCCATATCGTTACGCTGATCGCGCTGGCGCTGTGGGCGCCGATCTATACCTATACGGGGACCTATCGCACGATCTTCCGGTTTGCCGGCGTCGGGACGATGGCGGCGCTCATGCGCACGACCATGGCGTTTGCGACGCCCATCATCGTCCTGTTCATGATCTGGACGATTCCCGGGGTTCCCAGGACCCTCGGCCTCATCCTGCCGATTATATTCTTCGCCTTTCTGTGCCTCAGCCGGATCGTGGCGCGCTACATGATCATTGACGTCCTGACCCAGCGGCATTTTGCGGGGGAGCCGCGCCGCGTGCTCGTCTATGGTGCAGGATCGTCCGGTCGACAGCTGGTCAGTTCGCTCAAGCACGAGCCCGGAATGCAGGTGACGGGTTTTGTCGATGACGACCATCGCCTGAAGGGACAGACGCTTGACGATTACATGATTTACAAGCCCAGCGAGCTCCCGCAGCTAATCGAGCGCTACAAGTTGACCGACATCATGCTGGCAATGCCCAGCAACACCAAGGCGAAGAACCGGGATATCGTTGCAAGCCTGGAGAAATACGGCCTGCACGTGCGGACGCTGCCGGGCATTTCGGAACTGGTCAAGGGAAGGATCACCAGCCAGGATCTGCGCGAGATCAATGTCGAGGACCTGCTGGGCCGCGACTGCGTTCCGGCCAGCATCCATCTCATGGGCAAAACGATCGTCGGCAAGACCGTGATGGTTACCGGGGCCGGAGGATCGATCGGCAGCGAACTGTGCCGCAAGATCGTGATGCTCCAGCCACGCGTTCTGGTGCTGGTCGAAATGACCGAATACGCCCTGTACGCCATCGAGCAGGAACTCACCGAACTCCTCGCGCGCAATCCTAGCGACATGCAGGTGCGGATCGTCGCCGAGCTGGCCAATGTGTCCAATCCCGATCTTGTCGAACGCATGGTCGAGCGCTGGAAGCCTCATACCATCTTTCATGCAGCCGCCTACAAGCATGTTCCGCTGGTCGAGGAAAACCCGATCGGCGGCATCAGCAACAACGTCTTCGGAACCCTGAATGTGGCGCTCGCCGCGGAACGCAAGAAAGTCTCGCACTTCATTCTGGTCAGTACCGACAAGGCGGTACGGCCCACCAACATCATGGGCGCGACCAAGCGGGTCTGCGAGCAGATTCTGCAAGCGCGCGCCGCGCTGAAGACGGGAACGTGCTTTTCGATGGTCCGGTTCGGCAACGTTCTGGGATCGAGCGGCTCTGTCGTCCCTCGGTTCGAGAAGCAGATCCGCAACGGCGGACCCGTGACCCTGACGCATCGCGACGTCGTGCGCTATTTCATGACCATTCCCGAAGCTGCGGAACTAGTGATCCAAGCCGGCGCCATGGCCAATGGCGGGGAGGTGTTCGTGCTCGACATGGGCAGCCCGGTCCGGATCATCGACCTGGCCAGCCGCATGGTGCGCCTGGCGGGCCTGACAGTGCAGGACGCCCAAAATCCCGAGGGCGATATCGAGATCCGGGAAGTGGGATTACGGCCCGGCGAAAAGCTCTACGAGGAGCTGCTGATCGGCGACAATGCCATGCCGACCGAACATTCGCGGATCATGCGCGCCAACGAGGATTTCATCCCTTGGGACGAGCTCACCGTCGCGCTGGCACAGATGCAGGACACCATCAATGGCGGGCGGCGCGAAGAGGCGCTGGCCATCCTGCGCAGGCTCGTACCGGAATATTCGCCGCAAAAGCACGAGCCCGTTCTGGTCTCGAGCTGATCCACCCCGGGGCAGTTCGGGGGGCCGGGCGGTGCAGGCGACACGCCGCCATTGGGCACAGCTAGCGGGACGGAGCGCGCCGACCCGACGCCCTCTCAATGGCCATCGTCTCCTTTCAGGCAAGCCCCGTACCCGGGACCGATCGCATCGGGCCTGTACGGGCGATTGTTCGCCACCACCGTTGCACATTGGCCGATTTCGATTATTAGCTGCGTCTGCCCAAGCTTGGCCTGCGCAAGCCGGGGTTGGCGTGCGAGACCATTGCCTCCGTACCGAAGACATCGTCGCGTCCTTTTTGTCGATCAAGATTAGGTCATTTTTTATGCTGAATAGTGGCTTTTCCCCTTGGCCAAGCTTTTCGGAAGCGGAAGCAAAGGCAGTGTTTGACGTAATAAAATCAAACCGGGTCAACTACTGGACCGGGACTGAATGCCGGGAGTTCGAAAAGGAATTTGCGGCCTGGAGCAGTGCCGGCCACGCGATCGCGCTGGCGAACGGAACCCTGGCGCTGGATCTGGCACTGCGCGCGCTCGGCATTGGCCAAGGCGACGAGGTTATTGTCACGCCCCGTACCTTTATCGCGTCAATATCGTGCGTCGTGACCGCCGGCGCGACCCCGGTTTTCGCCGATGTCGACCTCGACAGCGGGAATATCTTCGCCGAATCGATTGCCAGGTGCATCACCCCCCGGACCCGGGCGGTCATTCCCGTTCATCTGGGCGGCTGGCCCTGCGACATGGACGCGATCATGGCACTGGCCCGCCAGCACGGACTGGTCGTAATCGAGGATTGTGCGCAGGCGCATGGTGCTCGCGTCGGCGCGCATTCGGTCGGCACGATCGGGGATGTCGGGGCATGGTCCTTCTGTCAGGACAAGATCATGACCACCGGTGGCGAAGGCGGCATGGTCACTTGCAACAGCGACAAGCTCTGGACCGCCATGTGGTCGTACAAGGACCATGGCAAGAGTTGGGATGCGGTTTACAACCGTCAGCATCCCCCGGGTTTCCGCTGGGTGCATGAGAGCTTCGGCACTAATTGGCGGATGCTGGAGGTCCAGGCTGCAATCGGACGGATCCAGCTGCGCGAGATGGAAGGCTGGACCAAGCGCCGTACCGAGATTGCCGGGCGCATCCGGCAGGCGCTGCTTCCCTTCGACGGAGCTGTACGCATCCCCGTACCGTCGGAGCGATTGACTCATGCCTATTACCGGCTCTATGCTTATGTTAAGTTGGAAGGGCTTGCCGACGGCTGGGGCCGCGAACGGATCATTGCCGAGGTCAACGCCCGCGGTGTTCCTCTGCTCCACGGCTCATGCTCGGAAGTCTATCTGGAAAAGGCCTTTGACGGCACCCCGTACCGCCCTCAGGACAGGCTGCCAAATGCACGTCAGCTGGGCGAAACCAGCCTGATGTTCCTTGTCCACCCCACGTTGACGGACGATGAGGTAGCGCGGACGGTCGCTGCCGTGGAAGAGGTCATGCGAGCTGCAGCTGCTTAGCCTTTTCGAGCGGTAGGCAGAAGCTGTTGGTGGGCGTCGGGGAGTTTGGGCCATAAGGCTTCAGCTCCTCGTCGAGGACAACATAGCCGTTGGCATGAAACAGCGCGAACACCGCGTCGTGCGTCTGGTTGGTCTCGATCATGATGATTGGGCTGTGTTCGGCCAGCACCTTCTGCATGCCGCGGACGACGAGCTCTTCTGCACCTTCGACGTCGATCTTGATGAAATCCGGCGAAAGGTTGTTGCGCGAGACAAAGCCGTCCAGCGTGACCGCCTGAACCGTTTCGACGTTCACTGACGGCTTGATCCCGGCGACCTTGGCATTGGCCTCGAGCCCGGCAAAATCGGAGATCAGCGAATTGTTCTGGCCCGACAGGTTCTCGGTGAAGAACTTTACCTCGCCCTCGGTGTCAGATACCGCCAGCTCGTGAAGCCGGATGGTCGAGGATTGCGCGATATTGCCCTTGATATAAGTCAGGTTGGTGCGGCCGGGCTCGAACACATGGACCTGCCCCTGCGGCCCGACGAGCTTGGCGAAATACAGGCTGATATAGCCGATGTGCCCCCCGACCTCGAGCACCGTCTGGCCCGGCGAGATCAGGCGCGCAAAGTTGAGCATCACACCCGCTTCACGGTTCTTGCCGTGATACCAGTAGCCCTTGTGCGTGAAGGTGTTGAGACAGATCTTCTTGTCCTCCACCCAATGGTGCCGGATCTTGACGTCCATGTTGGTGGCCTTGAGGATCTTCAGTGCAAGGGTACGCATCGTCGGACTTTCCATATCAGCGGTAAGGGGGCTGCATTATAGAACTCGTCTCACGAGTCCATGGCAAATTACGGCATGCGTTGCTCGTGCAGCAACAATTGCGCCAGCTGTTCGATCGTGCCGATCGAATGACCGGGCCGGTTGCCGTCATGTTCGGCGATATCGGGCGGGGCGCGATGGATCGAAAGCGGTCCGGGGTCGAGCCAGATCGTGGTCCAGCCAAGACCGTTCGGTCCGATAAAGTCCTTTCGGCAATTGTCTGCCACATAGAAATAGGCCGAACCCGGAAAGTCCTGCATGACCTGCTGGAAGGCTACGGGCGACGGCTTGGTCGCGCCCAGCTCCTCGGAAATATAGGCCGGTACGTGCAGCAGGCCGAGCGCTGCCAGTTTCAGCCGCTGCGTCACGGCGCGGCCATCGGTGATGATGCAGATGCGATCGCCCCGGGCGGCAAGAGCATCGAACAGCGCGGCCATGCCAGGCCTCTGGCCGATGTCGGGAAAGTGCAACCGATAGCACCAGATCAGGGCATCGGCTGCCGATGCCGGAAATCCCGCACGGGTGCAGGCAAGATCGATGAAATTGTCGGGACAATCCAGCAGATCCTGCGCCAAGTCGATGCCGACGGTGTCCCGAATCAGCCCCGCAACCGCCCGCTTGCCTGACTGCACATAATCCGATTCGAGGTAGATCGTATCGTCCAGATCGAAAACGATAGTTCGGTTCATGTCAGCTGGAGGCATGGTGCCGGACAAGGATCTTCGCATCATAGCGCAGCATGAGCAGGTCTTCTTCCCAACTGTCGCAAGGTTCCGGCGTTTTGCCCAGCATGTATTCGTCAATCAGCCAGCCGGGAAAGTCTGCGCCGGCTGCATAGCTCAGCGGATAACCGCCACCAAATCGAGGGTTGATCTCGATCGCATAGCAGCGTTGCGCCACGTCGTCGGTGAACACCTGAAGCGTAAGGCAACCCATGCCGCCCGGAATGCGTTTCAGCCGAGCCGCGAGATAGGCGTGCAGCCAGCCCCGGCGCGTGCAGCCCTTGCTGACCTCCCCGGCACGGGTTTCGATCCGCTGGCGCGGGACAATGGCGAGCACCTCGCCGGCGCGATCGCAATAGATGTCAACGGTCGTCTCGCCCCAATCGGGAGAGGCCAGCTCCATGTACATGCGGTCGGGATCGTCGCGCATCCCCTGATCGATCTCATCGGCCCGGTCCAGGCGGAAGGCACCGATGCTGCTGCTGCCACCTGCCGGCTTGGTAAAGCAGGGGAAGGTCAGCGCAGCGGGATCGAGAATGGCAAGCGTGTCGACACCCAGTTCTGAATAGAGGCGCGGTGTCAGGCGCTTGTCGCGACACAGAGCGATCAGCAGTTCATCGCTGACGACCAGCGTGACGCCCTGTTCGGCAAACTCCGCCTTGTGCTGCGCCATGACCAGTAGTTCAGTGTCGATCGTCGGGATGACCAGCGCGATGTCGAGCTCCCTGCACAGCGACAAAAGGGCCTGCGGATAATCGGGGCTCGTCACCCCAGGCAGGCTGTACTGGGAATCGGCCGCGACACAAGCCGAGGACAAGGCGGGCTTAAGGTCCGCACAATAGACCCGCGATGACGGCAGCCGCGCCCCGAGCGAGTCCTGAAAGGCCTGCATCAGCTCGACCCTTCGACCGGCGGATGTAAGCAGAATATTAGACCTTGCCACGTTCACGAGCACCTTGTTTCCTGCTGCTGGGGCGTCACGGTCCCCATGAATTCCGGCATTGTCGAATGCCCGACGGCACTGATGCCCTTGCTCCCTAGCACCGAAGGGACCGTCAGCGCGATGATCTTGAGATCGAGCCAG
Encoded proteins:
- a CDS encoding HAD family hydrolase; this encodes MNRTIVFDLDDTIYLESDYVQSGKRAVAGLIRDTVGIDLAQDLLDCPDNFIDLACTRAGFPASAADALIWCYRLHFPDIGQRPGMAALFDALAARGDRICIITDGRAVTQRLKLAALGLLHVPAYISEELGATKPSPVAFQQVMQDFPGSAYFYVADNCRKDFIGPNGLGWTTIWLDPGPLSIHRAPPDIAEHDGNRPGHSIGTIEQLAQLLLHEQRMP
- a CDS encoding polysaccharide biosynthesis protein, encoding MISPRIYAFADAVLKLDRSYKRLLVILTDAVLCVCAVQVSFLMRIGEWALFDRASHIVTLIALALWAPIYTYTGTYRTIFRFAGVGTMAALMRTTMAFATPIIVLFMIWTIPGVPRTLGLILPIIFFAFLCLSRIVARYMIIDVLTQRHFAGEPRRVLVYGAGSSGRQLVSSLKHEPGMQVTGFVDDDHRLKGQTLDDYMIYKPSELPQLIERYKLTDIMLAMPSNTKAKNRDIVASLEKYGLHVRTLPGISELVKGRITSQDLREINVEDLLGRDCVPASIHLMGKTIVGKTVMVTGAGGSIGSELCRKIVMLQPRVLVLVEMTEYALYAIEQELTELLARNPSDMQVRIVAELANVSNPDLVERMVERWKPHTIFHAAAYKHVPLVEENPIGGISNNVFGTLNVALAAERKKVSHFILVSTDKAVRPTNIMGATKRVCEQILQARAALKTGTCFSMVRFGNVLGSSGSVVPRFEKQIRNGGPVTLTHRDVVRYFMTIPEAAELVIQAGAMANGGEVFVLDMGSPVRIIDLASRMVRLAGLTVQDAQNPEGDIEIREVGLRPGEKLYEELLIGDNAMPTEHSRIMRANEDFIPWDELTVALAQMQDTINGGRREEALAILRRLVPEYSPQKHEPVLVSS
- a CDS encoding DegT/DnrJ/EryC1/StrS family aminotransferase — encoded protein: MLNSGFSPWPSFSEAEAKAVFDVIKSNRVNYWTGTECREFEKEFAAWSSAGHAIALANGTLALDLALRALGIGQGDEVIVTPRTFIASISCVVTAGATPVFADVDLDSGNIFAESIARCITPRTRAVIPVHLGGWPCDMDAIMALARQHGLVVIEDCAQAHGARVGAHSVGTIGDVGAWSFCQDKIMTTGGEGGMVTCNSDKLWTAMWSYKDHGKSWDAVYNRQHPPGFRWVHESFGTNWRMLEVQAAIGRIQLREMEGWTKRRTEIAGRIRQALLPFDGAVRIPVPSERLTHAYYRLYAYVKLEGLADGWGRERIIAEVNARGVPLLHGSCSEVYLEKAFDGTPYRPQDRLPNARQLGETSLMFLVHPTLTDDEVARTVAAVEEVMRAAAA
- a CDS encoding ATP-grasp domain-containing protein, with amino-acid sequence MQAFQDSLGARLPSSRVYCADLKPALSSACVAADSQYSLPGVTSPDYPQALLSLCRELDIALVIPTIDTELLVMAQHKAEFAEQGVTLVVSDELLIALCRDKRLTPRLYSELGVDTLAILDPAALTFPCFTKPAGGSSSIGAFRLDRADEIDQGMRDDPDRMYMELASPDWGETTVDIYCDRAGEVLAIVPRQRIETRAGEVSKGCTRRGWLHAYLAARLKRIPGGMGCLTLQVFTDDVAQRCYAIEINPRFGGGYPLSYAAGADFPGWLIDEYMLGKTPEPCDSWEEDLLMLRYDAKILVRHHASS
- a CDS encoding FkbM family methyltransferase, giving the protein MRTLALKILKATNMDVKIRHHWVEDKKICLNTFTHKGYWYHGKNREAGVMLNFARLISPGQTVLEVGGHIGYISLYFAKLVGPQGQVHVFEPGRTNLTYIKGNIAQSSTIRLHELAVSDTEGEVKFFTENLSGQNNSLISDFAGLEANAKVAGIKPSVNVETVQAVTLDGFVSRNNLSPDFIKIDVEGAEELVVRGMQKVLAEHSPIIMIETNQTHDAVFALFHANGYVVLDEELKPYGPNSPTPTNSFCLPLEKAKQLQLA